One window of Gilliamella sp. B3022 genomic DNA carries:
- the mltG gene encoding endolytic transglycosylase MltG — protein MKKIFLYTLFTLIIIVVGSFSICYYCLQQFSKQQINVTPENQMFVLKKGTSMHQLIDQLKESKLMDRAFLLPYLYKLDPSLSSIKAGTYQLHPHMTVEEFLLLMVSGKESNFSIQFVEGKRAKDWLKLIHNTPYIQQTLAEKTDEEIAKLLGIEGSIEGWLTPDTYLYTADTLDINILKRAHMTMKSNLQKIWDNRDSDLPYRSPYEMLIIASIIEKETALSSERANVASVFVNRLKSKMKLQTDPTIIYGLGDNYTGVIRRIDLTDTKNPYNTYVIDGLPPTPIAMPSLASLEAAAHPAKTNYLFFVANGTGGHTFSSNYGNHQQAVNEYRKMTK, from the coding sequence ATTAAAAAAATATTTTTATATACGTTATTTACCCTTATTATAATTGTCGTTGGTTCTTTTAGTATCTGTTACTACTGTTTACAGCAGTTTTCTAAGCAGCAAATTAATGTGACACCTGAAAATCAAATGTTTGTTTTGAAAAAAGGTACATCAATGCATCAATTAATCGATCAACTTAAAGAGTCGAAATTGATGGATAGAGCTTTTCTGTTGCCTTATTTATATAAGTTAGATCCATCCTTAAGTTCCATCAAAGCTGGAACGTACCAATTACATCCTCATATGACAGTTGAAGAATTTTTACTATTAATGGTATCGGGTAAAGAAAGTAATTTCTCCATTCAGTTTGTTGAAGGTAAACGTGCTAAGGATTGGCTAAAATTGATTCACAATACCCCATATATTCAGCAAACCTTAGCTGAAAAAACGGATGAAGAGATTGCAAAATTGTTAGGTATCGAAGGTTCAATTGAAGGTTGGTTGACTCCTGACACCTATCTTTATACGGCTGATACGTTAGATATTAATATATTAAAACGTGCGCATATGACTATGAAAAGCAATTTACAAAAAATTTGGGATAACCGTGATAGTGATTTACCGTATCGATCACCTTATGAAATGCTGATTATTGCTTCAATCATTGAAAAAGAAACGGCTCTTAGCTCTGAACGCGCGAATGTCGCTTCCGTATTTGTAAATCGCTTGAAATCAAAAATGAAGTTGCAAACCGATCCCACTATTATTTATGGTTTAGGCGATAACTATACCGGAGTTATTAGGCGTATAGACTTAACAGATACCAAAAATCCTTATAATACCTATGTCATTGACGGATTACCGCCAACACCTATTGCTATGCCAAGTTTAGCCTCATTAGAAGCGGCAGCACACCCAGCTAAAACAAATTATCTGTTCTTTGTCGCTAATGGTACAGGTGGGCATACGTTTTCTAGCAATTATGGAAATCACCAGCAGGCGGTCAATGAGTATCGTAAAATGACAAAATAG
- a CDS encoding YqcC family protein — protein sequence MLAQQSQLKQFENQLELIVEELQNISLWQTSPPNPDAFLSEQPFALDTMQAHEWLQWIFIPRMRALIESNANLPQFALHPYFEEALKDEETSTHNLLILIKQLDELSSSQK from the coding sequence TTGCTTGCTCAACAATCGCAATTAAAACAATTTGAAAATCAACTTGAGTTAATCGTCGAAGAATTGCAAAACATTTCATTATGGCAAACGTCGCCGCCTAATCCTGATGCCTTTTTAAGTGAACAACCTTTTGCGCTTGATACTATGCAAGCACATGAATGGTTACAATGGATTTTTATTCCTCGAATGCGAGCACTCATTGAGTCTAATGCCAATTTACCGCAATTTGCCCTACATCCGTATTTTGAAGAAGCCTTAAAAGATGAAGAAACAAGCACCCATAATTTGTTAATTTTAATCAAGCAGCTTGATGAATTATCCTCATCACAAAAGTAA
- a CDS encoding GspE/PulE family protein — MQEEQLVASLDKLLLSALDKRASDIHFEPYHNYYRIRMRIDGVLQDMLTPPFSLAKQIAARLKIMANLNIAEQRLPQDGQLMIDRYAMRISTLPVINGEKIVLRVMDNQESKLTINDLGLSADNLLSFQKLLDYPQGLILVTGPTGSGKTVTLYSGLKRLNRSDRNICSVEDPIEVPIEGINQTSVNIKAGLTFSVILRALLRQDPDVMMIGEIRDQETAEIAIQAAQTGHLVLSTLHTNSSIEALTRLNQMGIENYLLSSSLKLIIAQRLVRKLCNYCKVVSNQLIFLGDEAIPHHIATGCSHCIGGYKGRMGLYEFLVLTPEIQHQILTHQLSVPASMITLKQAGYKMIKDGITSVAELHRVLGDFV; from the coding sequence ATGCAAGAAGAACAGTTGGTCGCAAGTCTTGATAAATTGCTGCTATCAGCGTTAGATAAACGAGCTTCGGACATTCATTTTGAACCTTATCATAATTACTATCGTATTCGAATGCGTATTGATGGTGTGTTACAAGATATGCTAACGCCACCGTTTTCCTTAGCTAAACAAATAGCCGCTAGATTGAAAATTATGGCCAATCTTAATATTGCCGAGCAGAGATTACCACAAGATGGACAATTGATGATTGACCGCTATGCCATGCGAATCTCTACGTTACCGGTCATAAACGGTGAAAAAATTGTTTTACGAGTGATGGATAATCAAGAATCTAAGTTGACGATCAATGATTTAGGTCTCAGTGCTGATAATTTACTGAGTTTTCAAAAGCTACTTGATTACCCGCAAGGTTTAATTTTGGTGACCGGTCCAACTGGTAGCGGTAAAACAGTGACACTATACAGTGGACTAAAAAGATTAAACCGCAGTGATCGAAATATTTGTAGTGTTGAAGATCCGATTGAAGTTCCAATTGAAGGAATTAATCAAACCTCAGTTAATATTAAAGCTGGTTTGACTTTTTCCGTAATACTTCGTGCATTATTAAGACAAGATCCTGATGTAATGATGATAGGTGAAATTCGCGATCAAGAAACGGCAGAAATTGCAATTCAAGCAGCGCAAACAGGGCATTTGGTTTTATCGACATTACATACCAATTCAAGTATTGAAGCGCTGACACGTTTAAATCAAATGGGAATTGAAAATTATCTACTTTCATCGAGTTTGAAGTTAATTATTGCACAGCGATTAGTACGTAAGCTTTGCAACTATTGTAAAGTTGTGTCCAATCAGTTAATTTTTTTAGGTGATGAAGCTATACCTCATCATATTGCAACGGGATGTTCACATTGCATTGGTGGTTATAAAGGACGAATGGGTTTATACGAATTTCTTGTGCTAACGCCAGAAATCCAACATCAAATATTGACTCATCAGCTTTCTGTTCCAGCAAGTATGATCACTTTAAAACAAGCAGGTTATAAGATGATCAAAGATGGCATTACCTCAGTTGCTGAATTACATCGAGTTTTAGGTGATTTTGTATGA
- a CDS encoding prepilin peptidase: protein MFIILCLGLCVGSFVNVAYSRFVPSQTLSVYLKEISFKHSICPTCQTKLNYWHLIPIVSWLILKRRCYYCQNIILFRYVIWEIVVAVLFVVIYLDKGFSYQSVILMFLSCYFLLLASIDFKYFLLPDFFTQPLMWSGLIAAYFNLTLIRLDDALIGILCGYLLLKLPAIMFYLIFKKQGLGGGDIKLLAALGTWIPYPLLALLLIISSLLGMLYYLFQKNILKKQSLTDAERDKSRSN, encoded by the coding sequence ATGTTCATAATTCTATGTCTTGGACTTTGTGTGGGTAGCTTTGTTAATGTCGCATACAGTCGTTTTGTTCCTTCACAAACATTATCTGTTTACCTAAAAGAAATAAGTTTCAAGCATTCAATCTGCCCTACTTGTCAAACTAAATTAAACTATTGGCATTTAATTCCCATTGTTTCTTGGTTAATTTTAAAAAGGCGTTGTTATTATTGTCAAAACATCATTTTATTCAGATATGTTATATGGGAAATAGTGGTCGCTGTTTTATTTGTGGTTATTTATTTAGATAAAGGTTTCAGTTATCAAAGTGTCATTTTGATGTTTCTCAGTTGCTATTTTTTACTGTTGGCATCCATTGATTTTAAGTACTTTTTACTGCCTGATTTTTTTACTCAACCATTGATGTGGTCTGGGTTAATTGCCGCCTATTTCAATCTAACCCTCATTAGGTTAGATGATGCTTTAATTGGTATTTTATGTGGTTATCTTTTATTGAAATTACCAGCTATTATGTTTTATCTAATTTTTAAAAAACAGGGATTAGGTGGAGGGGATATAAAACTGCTTGCTGCTCTTGGTACTTGGATTCCTTATCCATTGCTAGCATTATTATTAATAATTTCCTCACTATTAGGTATGCTCTATTATTTATTTCAGAAGAATATCTTGAAAAAACAATCTTTAACTGATGCCGAGCGTGATAAATCACGCTCAAATTAA
- a CDS encoding type II secretion system F family protein, with protein sequence MKRLYSWYDLDFHQYQVIATSQSDAKKQLLVQGKIAIKVKAGNFITAHTFNRSELLNITIQLATMLKAGLSIIDSLNLLVEEQSKPHWQYLMNEIGEKIIKGESLSSALSRHNYVFSSLYCEIIATGELTGKLDESFEQLASLLEKSIKLQKNLKKAMRYPIFLFSVAIIVSLVMLLFVLPKFSDIYHDFDAQLPFFTQCIIDISHYLQQNWPIYTIGFFGGMVVFQYYIKKRYHTKIEIALAKMPFVNKIIQTSCLTQIFQTIAITQQAGIPLLMGLTAAANASYHCIYRNSILQIISGIEQGHSFSHVLHQQPCFPNLCRQLIHVGEQSGTLDLMLSRLAQYYEAQNQTLIENLSQFFEPLLMLVLAVIIGGLIIAMYLPIFQLGEVIH encoded by the coding sequence ATGAAAAGGCTTTATAGTTGGTATGACTTAGATTTTCATCAATATCAAGTAATTGCAACTTCACAAAGTGATGCAAAAAAACAACTATTAGTGCAAGGTAAAATAGCCATAAAAGTCAAAGCGGGCAATTTTATAACAGCCCATACTTTTAACCGCTCGGAATTACTGAATATAACGATACAATTGGCAACTATGTTAAAGGCTGGATTATCGATAATTGACAGTCTAAATTTATTGGTCGAAGAACAATCTAAACCCCATTGGCAATATTTAATGAATGAAATTGGGGAGAAAATCATAAAGGGTGAATCCTTATCCAGTGCATTATCCAGACATAATTATGTGTTTTCTTCACTGTATTGTGAAATTATTGCTACAGGGGAACTTACGGGTAAACTTGATGAAAGTTTTGAACAATTGGCCTCATTACTCGAAAAATCCATTAAATTACAAAAAAATCTTAAAAAGGCTATGCGTTATCCTATATTTTTATTTTCTGTAGCAATAATAGTCAGCTTAGTTATGTTATTATTTGTTTTGCCAAAATTTTCAGATATCTATCATGATTTTGATGCTCAACTCCCTTTTTTTACACAATGCATTATTGATATTAGTCATTATCTGCAACAAAATTGGCCAATATACACTATCGGTTTTTTTGGGGGGATGGTTGTTTTTCAGTATTATATTAAAAAGCGATATCATACTAAAATTGAAATCGCCTTAGCCAAAATGCCTTTCGTTAATAAGATCATTCAAACAAGTTGTTTAACTCAAATTTTCCAAACAATTGCAATAACTCAACAAGCTGGAATTCCGTTATTGATGGGTTTAACCGCTGCGGCTAATGCTTCTTACCATTGTATTTATCGCAATAGTATTTTGCAAATCATTTCAGGAATTGAGCAAGGACACTCCTTCAGTCATGTTTTACATCAACAACCTTGTTTTCCAAACTTGTGCCGTCAGTTAATTCATGTCGGCGAGCAATCCGGCACCTTAGATCTGATGTTAAGTCGTTTGGCTCAATATTATGAAGCACAAAATCAAACATTAATTGAAAATCTATCTCAATTTTTTGAACCTTTATTGATGTTAGTATTGGCAGTGATCATTGGTGGTTTGATTATTGCTATGTATTTACCGATATTCCAACTTGGTGAAGTGATTCATTAA
- the alr gene encoding alanine racemase, with amino-acid sequence MSIAVIEVNRQAIVHNVEYIRKIAPNSQLVAIIKANAYSHGIIGVAELLQNKVDSFGVSRICEAMLLRQKGINTPIICLEGFFPHDDIVDLVDFNIQSAVHSKWQIDALQSSSLENEITAWFKLDTGMHRLGFNLDEAKREFYRLASCSVVRKPINIISHFSSADELNSEQTLKQIALFDQFITSIENKSLIGKCSIAASGGTLAWPQSQREIIRPGIALYGISPFNEPIGELKPAMTLKSELIAVRSHKKGESVGYGQIWCSEQDTKLGVVAMGYGDGYPRNIPENTPVLVNGRRVPIVGHVSMDMIVVDLGIDSQDKPGDEVIFWGQMLPVEEIAKYTGISPYELITRLTARAKIHYVDR; translated from the coding sequence ATGTCTATCGCAGTAATAGAAGTTAATCGTCAAGCAATTGTTCATAATGTCGAGTATATTCGAAAGATTGCACCAAATAGTCAATTGGTAGCCATCATTAAAGCAAATGCGTATTCTCATGGTATTATAGGTGTTGCTGAACTGTTGCAAAACAAGGTGGACAGCTTTGGTGTATCGCGTATTTGTGAAGCAATGCTGTTGCGTCAAAAAGGGATCAATACCCCTATTATTTGTTTAGAAGGTTTTTTTCCTCATGATGATATCGTTGATTTAGTTGATTTCAATATTCAATCTGCTGTTCACAGTAAATGGCAAATTGATGCATTACAATCCTCCTCCCTTGAAAACGAAATTACTGCATGGTTCAAACTTGATACAGGGATGCATCGTTTGGGTTTTAATCTTGATGAAGCCAAGAGGGAATTTTATCGCTTAGCCAGTTGTTCGGTAGTACGTAAACCCATTAATATTATCAGTCATTTTAGTTCTGCCGATGAATTAAACTCCGAACAAACTTTAAAACAGATTGCATTATTCGATCAGTTCATTACCTCAATTGAAAATAAATCTCTGATAGGTAAATGTTCGATCGCAGCATCAGGCGGTACACTTGCTTGGCCGCAATCGCAACGTGAAATCATTCGCCCTGGCATTGCGTTATACGGCATATCGCCCTTTAATGAACCCATTGGCGAATTAAAACCTGCTATGACACTTAAATCCGAACTTATCGCAGTACGGAGTCATAAAAAGGGTGAATCAGTTGGTTATGGTCAGATCTGGTGTAGTGAGCAAGATACAAAATTGGGTGTCGTAGCAATGGGATATGGTGATGGTTATCCTAGAAATATCCCTGAAAATACGCCAGTTTTAGTTAATGGTCGCAGAGTACCGATCGTAGGTCATGTATCAATGGACATGATTGTGGTCGATTTAGGTATCGATAGTCAGGATAAACCAGGTGATGAAGTGATATTTTGGGGACAAATGTTGCCAGTTGAAGAGATCGCTAAATATACAGGTATCAGTCCTTATGAATTAATTACACGCTTGACTGCACGAGCAAAAATCCATTATGTAGATAGATAA
- the ppdD gene encoding prepilin peptidase-dependent pilin: MSNQSGFTLFELMIAIVVIAILTAIGLPAYQGYVKKAALTDMLQTMTAYKTAVEICAIEQGNLTHCKSGSNGVPLTKSTNYVTSVTVANGTITLVGTSALTGLTTTLTPTVNSGHGGLDWTRACLTSPVDDSLTAACEDIFKF; this comes from the coding sequence ATGTCCAATCAATCAGGATTTACATTATTTGAGCTAATGATTGCCATTGTTGTAATCGCTATTTTAACTGCTATTGGTTTACCTGCTTATCAAGGATATGTAAAAAAAGCAGCTTTAACTGATATGCTGCAAACCATGACGGCTTATAAAACTGCTGTTGAAATTTGTGCAATTGAACAAGGTAATTTAACTCATTGCAAAAGCGGTAGTAATGGTGTGCCACTAACCAAAAGTACCAATTATGTTACTTCAGTTACCGTTGCAAACGGTACAATCACTTTAGTTGGTACAAGTGCTTTGACGGGGTTAACTACGACTTTAACACCCACTGTCAATTCTGGTCATGGAGGATTAGATTGGACTCGAGCTTGCTTAACTTCACCAGTAGATGACAGTCTAACAGCTGCCTGTGAAGATATTTTTAAATTCTAG
- a CDS encoding phage tail protein — translation MGSKKKKTTIGYKYYFSIQSGLGRGPINELVAITADDKTVFAGKANEVTVSKSIYIDKPNLFGGTNVGGEGGIKGIFEIAMGNADQEPTSRVKNLLGGVVPGFRGMVTTFFDGLISAYSASPKPWKYRVRRTTQGWSNNEVWYPEKCIIMLYDDTSTIHEKDNGINSNLRTIHAMNPAHILIECGTNNDWGRGLQLYEDFDLDSFKTAADILYNEKFGLCFRYNRQDGLDTFIQQVLDHIGAVQYADLTTGKIKLKLIRDNYKKEDLPLFNYDNGILVVQDDDSSASDNVPNEIAVKWHNPVTNEDSEVRAQNLGAIQAVGLISSSIEYKALPTFELAARVAQRELESGIAGLRRLTIQFDRRGEILTPADCFRVSLPDRDIKDMVMRVGSINEHEDGMIEITAIQDVFGLADTVYNSGNQSGTGLVQDTTPRPVENYMLFESPYFAMSQLSNHDVNNESGYMLLVSAQPNSQSINYLLQTATEGADFTIKGTCDFTPSAVLISKRQLSKVDTQLSVIFNKNMTDVSIGSAAIIGNEIIRIDAFDELNGTVTIARGCADTLPQTHSKDSFIWFFDSLFETDGIEYLKGEVAYVQQLTQTNTGTLSANKAPIRALKFNARAARPYPPANLQVNGVITETITLKEQETIVLTWLHRNKEIQQDNLIAYNEGNIDKPETVEYHIEYYLAGELKKTVVTNENSHELEINDTERFDEIRIYTYDTKSELESLQKYILQIKA, via the coding sequence ATGGGCAGTAAAAAAAAGAAAACAACTATTGGCTATAAATACTACTTCAGTATTCAGTCAGGCCTTGGGCGTGGACCGATTAATGAGTTAGTTGCCATTACTGCTGATGATAAAACAGTTTTTGCAGGTAAAGCAAATGAAGTCACTGTTAGCAAATCAATTTATATTGATAAGCCGAATTTGTTTGGTGGTACTAATGTTGGTGGTGAAGGTGGAATTAAAGGCATATTTGAAATTGCAATGGGTAATGCAGATCAGGAGCCAACTAGTCGTGTAAAAAATTTACTGGGCGGCGTTGTGCCTGGTTTTCGGGGCATGGTTACGACGTTCTTTGACGGTTTAATTAGTGCTTATTCAGCAAGTCCAAAACCGTGGAAATATAGAGTCAGACGTACAACACAAGGTTGGTCAAATAACGAAGTATGGTACCCAGAGAAATGTATCATCATGTTATATGATGATACATCAACAATTCATGAAAAAGATAATGGAATAAATAGCAATTTAAGAACTATTCATGCAATGAATCCTGCGCATATTTTGATAGAGTGCGGAACTAACAATGATTGGGGACGAGGATTGCAACTATATGAGGATTTTGATTTAGATTCATTTAAAACTGCTGCTGATATTCTATATAATGAAAAATTCGGTTTATGCTTTCGTTACAATCGACAAGATGGATTAGATACATTTATACAGCAGGTGTTAGATCATATAGGCGCAGTACAATATGCCGATTTAACAACAGGAAAAATTAAACTAAAACTGATTCGTGATAATTACAAAAAAGAAGATTTACCATTGTTTAATTATGATAATGGTATTTTAGTGGTACAGGACGACGATAGTAGCGCTTCCGATAATGTACCAAATGAAATTGCCGTAAAATGGCATAATCCAGTAACGAACGAGGATAGTGAAGTTCGGGCACAAAATTTAGGTGCAATTCAAGCTGTTGGTTTAATCAGTAGCTCTATTGAATATAAAGCACTACCCACATTTGAGCTGGCTGCACGTGTTGCACAGCGAGAACTGGAATCTGGAATTGCGGGTTTAAGGCGTTTAACAATTCAGTTTGATCGCCGCGGTGAAATATTAACTCCTGCTGATTGTTTTCGGGTATCACTGCCAGACAGGGATATCAAAGATATGGTCATGCGGGTTGGCTCTATTAACGAGCACGAAGATGGAATGATTGAAATCACCGCAATTCAGGATGTTTTTGGATTGGCAGATACAGTTTATAACAGTGGTAATCAATCTGGAACAGGGCTAGTTCAAGATACAACACCAAGGCCAGTTGAAAATTATATGTTATTCGAATCTCCCTATTTTGCAATGAGCCAGTTATCAAATCATGATGTTAATAACGAGTCAGGCTATATGCTCCTAGTTTCTGCTCAGCCAAATTCACAGTCAATTAACTATTTATTACAAACGGCAACTGAAGGGGCTGATTTTACAATAAAAGGAACATGTGACTTTACACCAAGTGCGGTATTAATAAGTAAACGTCAGTTAAGTAAAGTAGATACACAATTAAGCGTGATTTTTAACAAAAATATGACAGATGTTTCAATTGGCAGCGCAGCTATTATTGGTAATGAAATCATTCGAATTGATGCATTTGATGAGTTAAATGGCACCGTAACAATAGCAAGGGGATGTGCAGACACATTACCACAAACACATAGTAAAGATTCGTTTATCTGGTTTTTTGATAGCCTATTTGAAACGGACGGCATTGAATATTTAAAAGGTGAAGTTGCTTATGTTCAACAGTTAACACAAACTAATACTGGAACACTCAGTGCAAATAAAGCTCCTATTCGAGCACTAAAATTTAACGCAAGAGCCGCACGACCATACCCTCCAGCTAATTTACAGGTTAATGGTGTTATTACAGAGACAATAACACTAAAAGAACAAGAAACAATAGTATTAACATGGTTACATAGAAACAAAGAAATACAACAAGATAATCTCATTGCATATAATGAGGGCAATATTGATAAACCAGAAACTGTTGAATATCATATTGAATATTATTTAGCTGGTGAACTAAAGAAAACAGTAGTAACAAATGAAAATTCTCACGAATTGGAAATTAATGACACTGAACGTTTTGATGAAATTCGGATTTACACATACGACACAAAATCCGAGTTAGAAAGTTTACAAAAATACATTTTACAAATTAAAGCTTAA
- a CDS encoding phage BR0599 family protein, with amino-acid sequence MSWNEFEYSVANGQPLTLYEFKRQNLYYHYTNADRSIMVNNALWEAIAISDNGLSASSNNNVEIILPVTNKVVSFYRGVPPSTSVKIRIYRMHYHDNQQELRVVWVGNITEVKREKIGEAKIITTNIVNTFGRQGLRLTWGRKCPHALYDSRCKVKARHYVISGLEITALDGKSITFNVPQDINNGYFSGGYIEYEFEGLTERRGIRMHNNNNLSLYGGTYGLSVGLIINVYPGCDNTINTCENKFNNHLNYGGCPHMPGKSPYSITKLF; translated from the coding sequence ATGAGTTGGAATGAGTTTGAGTATTCTGTTGCAAATGGTCAACCATTAACACTGTATGAGTTTAAAAGGCAGAATTTGTATTACCACTATACAAATGCCGATCGCTCAATAATGGTTAATAATGCGCTATGGGAAGCGATTGCAATTAGTGATAATGGATTATCAGCAAGCAGTAATAATAATGTCGAAATTATCTTACCGGTTACGAATAAAGTGGTTTCTTTTTACCGAGGTGTGCCACCGAGTACATCGGTAAAAATTAGAATTTATCGCATGCATTATCATGATAATCAACAAGAGTTACGGGTGGTATGGGTAGGTAATATCACTGAAGTCAAACGTGAAAAAATTGGTGAAGCCAAAATTATCACCACTAATATTGTTAATACATTTGGTCGTCAGGGATTAAGGTTGACCTGGGGCAGAAAGTGCCCTCATGCACTTTATGATAGTAGATGTAAGGTTAAAGCCCGTCATTATGTCATTTCAGGATTAGAGATCACCGCATTAGATGGTAAATCAATTACATTTAATGTACCACAAGATATTAATAATGGTTACTTTAGTGGTGGCTATATTGAATATGAGTTTGAAGGTCTAACAGAAAGGCGAGGTATTCGCATGCATAACAACAATAATTTAAGCCTATATGGTGGAACTTACGGCTTAAGTGTTGGTTTGATAATTAATGTATACCCTGGTTGTGATAATACAATTAATACCTGTGAAAATAAATTTAATAACCATTTGAATTATGGTGGTTGTCCACATATGCCCGGCAAATCACCGTATAGCATTACTAAATTATTCTAG